One Periophthalmus magnuspinnatus isolate fPerMag1 chromosome 15, fPerMag1.2.pri, whole genome shotgun sequence genomic window carries:
- the b3gnt2b gene encoding N-acetyllactosaminide beta-1,3-N-acetylglucosaminyltransferase 2, which yields MALRMKLKVVVTVMMVNLFIFIIISRHHNQDKNRSKIVIPAKPFWNKLVPHTAYWNWQQQILDIHNNPIILANSTLSDLPEWLNDTNSGSDPCQPDLRVTTKIKDYNSLPQRFKDFLIYMRCRSYTLKVDQPDMCKEPPFLLLAIKSLAPHFDRRQAIRESWGRAGFLGNHSIITIFLLGNATAEDHHPDLSAMLHYESQQHKDIIQWDYRDSFFNLTVKEVLFLEWIQTRCPGARFIFKGDDDVFVNTHRILNFLKALPESKAKDLFIGDVITNAGPHRDKKVKYFIPESMYIGTYPPYAGGGGYLYSGDIAARLHNVSQHVALYPIDDVYTGMCLRKLGLTPEKHKGFRTFNIEEKYRSNPCAYNSLMLVHPRTPQEMIQIWAWLSNPKLTCQ from the coding sequence ATGGCGCTCCGGATGAAGCTCAAGGTTGTGGTGACTGTGATGATGGTCAACCTGTTTATCTTTATTATCATCTCCCGACACcacaaccaggacaaaaacaggtcaAAGATTGTTATCCCGGCCAAACCGTTTTGGAACAAGCTGGTTCCTCATACTGCATACTGGAACTGGCAGCAGCAGATCCTGGACATACACAACAACCCCATCATTTTGGCCAATTCCACGTTATCAGACTTACCAGAATGGCTCAATGATACCAACTCTGGCTCTGACCCCTGCCAGCCTGATCTTAGGGTCACCACCAAAATAAAGGACTACAACTCTCTACCACAGCGCTTTAAGGACTTTCTTATTTACATGCGTTGTCGCTCTTACACACTTAAGGTGGATCAGCCTGACATGTGTAAGGAGCCTCCATTCCTGCTGCTGGCCATCAAGTCTCTGGCTCCACACTTTGACCGGCGCCAGGCCATCCGAGAGTCCTGGGGGAGGGCGGGTTTTCTGGGGAACCACTCCATCATCACAATCTTCCTACTTGGCAACGCCACTGCAGAAGACCACCACCCAGACCTGTCTGCGATGCTGCATTATGAGAGTCAGCAACACAAGGACATCATTCAGTGGGACTATAGAGACTCCTTCTTTAATCTTACTGTTAAAGAAGTTTTATTCCTGGAGTGGATTCAAACTCGTTGCCCGGGTGCCCGCTTCATTTTCAAAGGTGATGATGATGTGTTTGTTAACACCCATCGCATCCTGAACTTTCTCAAAGCCCTTCCAGAGTCCAAGGCCAAAGACCTGTTCATAGGTGATGTGATCACAAATGCGGGgccacacagagacaaaaaggTCAAATACTTTATCCCAGAGAGCATGTATATAGGCACATACCCGCCGTATGCTGGGGGCGGAGGCTATCTTTACTCTGGGGACATCGCCGCTCGCCTTCACAATGTGTCGCAGCATGTGGCACTCTATCCCATCGATGATGTATACACAGGCATGTGCCTCAGGAAGCTAGGGCTGACCCCAGAGAAGCACAAGGGCTTTAGGACATTTAACATTGAAGAGAAATACAGGTCAAACCCCTGTGCGTACAACAGCTTAATGTTGGTTCACCCCAGGACCCCACAGGAGATGATCCAAATCTGGGCCTGGCTCAGTAACCCCAAATTGACCTGTCAGTGA